GCCATTTCGACCTGGTCGCCGCGGATACGCAGCCAGATGCGCCGCTGGGGGAAGTAGAAGGTGATACACAGGCTAAGCACCAGGACGACGGCGATCGGCCAGATGAGCGGGGCCCCGGCGTCGCGCGTGACTAGCAAGACGGTGGCATCGCTGGCGGCATCCAGCCTGATGGTCCACTGGCCATCGACGCTTTTGCCGCTCTGGCCAGGTGAGAGGCGCAGCAGGGCTTTGTCTTCATTGTTGCTGGTGCCCGGCGTGCCAATGGCGATGAGCAGCACAGGATGGGCAATCTGGGAGAGATGCTGTCCTTCGGCATGGATGAAGAAGACACCCATCGTGTAGTTGGTGCCACCGATGGGGATGCCGCGTGCATAGTCGACGACACCATTGCCCGAGGGCAGGGTGTTGCTGCTGTCGAGAATGACGGCATCGTGATAGAGGACGTTGCCCTGGGCGTCGGCGATGGTGATGACCGCCGAGGCGACCAGTGAGGATTGATGGAAGGTGATGCCATTGTAGGTCAGCGGGTCGTTGACGCGCAGGTGGTCGCTATGGGCCACTAGCTCACCGTCGCGGTAGACGCTCAGGTCGGTGACGTAATCGACGGGCTGGCCAGTCTGCGGATCAAAGCGCGCGGTGAAGTGGTTGACGCGAAAGCTGATGTTGTGAGGCGTGCCGCGCGGGTAGACGACGGCGCTCTCACCGGTCGGGAGAGCCTGGTCGAAGCTAAAGCCGGCCAGGGCGTCGCTGAGGCTGATGATAGGAGCCGGCAGGATGCGCCGCGCCGGGCTGTTGAGCGGAAAGCCGTGCCATTGGCTGATCATGCCCGCCAGTAAGAGGGCCACGAGCGAGGCGTGGAAGACAAAGGTGGAAAGGGTGGCCCAGGTGTTCTTGTTGGCGTAGAGATAGGTGACTTCGCTGTTGCTTACGGTGTCGCTCTCGCTGCGGACGCGATAGCCACGACGCCGCAGGGCCTCTCTGGTCCAGGTAATGGCATCAGGATGGCTGAAACTGGCTCGCTCCAGGGCATTCTGATAAAAACGGTCGCTGCGCCGGATGAGCGGATGGGCAAAGTTTTGCCAGATGGCCGGCGCCCGATTGAGGGTGCAGACGACGATGCTGAGCGCCAGTATGCCCAGCAGGAGCATAAAGTACCAGCTTGAGAAGATGGTGAAGAAATGCAGCCAGTCGTAAATGGGCGTTAGCGAGCCGTACTGCGGCAGGGCGTTCTGCTGCAGCCAGGCCTGATAGGCCGTCGGGTCGTTGAGTACTTCGCCCGGCGCCTGCGGGAAGTAGATGCCCAGGATACAGACAATGATGATGGAGACAATCAAAAAAATAGCTGTGCGCACCGAGCTGAGCCAGCCCCAGAGGGCATCAAGCGGGTGCCGTATCGCGTAGGCCAGACGCTTCTTGAGACGCTGGCCAGGGCTGAGCCGGGGCGCGACAGGCCGTTTCTTGCTTGCCACGGGCCGCGATCGCCGCGCCGCGGAGCCGCGCCGCGGTTGCTTGAGCAGTGTCGCCATGAGAATCTATGGTCTTTCCTTCCTGCCTGCTGGCTGAAATGGAACGGTTCTTGCCTGGTCAGTTGCTTAGTTGCTTGCTTGTTTGTTGGTCGAGTGCCACCGGTTGCGTCTCGGGTTCTTGTAGTATGATAGAGCAAGGGTGGCATTCTGACAAGCGTCCGCCTTCCGCAGGGCGCTCGCCCTCAGCCGCGAAGAGAGAGGAAGAGGTCCTCTGGACAGCCATCTATGGTGTCCCCTGGCCTTTGTCTCCGTAAGCAGAGGCGCCAAAGGGCCTGGCACAGACACAGGCAGTCTATCCTCTTTGTTGTTGAGGAAGAGCTGCCTGACATCGGGAGCCACTGCACCCGCCTTGGGCCTCTGTCTGGTTGCTTGAGCCACTATCATTTCTACCACGTCGAAGAGAGAGGAGTTGTGTTTATGGCTGATGAACGTCTTCGGAAGCTGGCCCAGGTCCTCGTCCATCACTCGCTAGAGCTGAAGCCTGGCGACCGACTGCTGATTCAGGCCCCTACTACAGCCTTTCCCCTGACACAGGAGGTTTTCCGTGAGGCGATCCGCACTGGCGCTCATGTGATCGCAGTGGAGACGCTGCAGCCGGCATTAGCTGAGCTGCTGCTACGCGAGGGCAGCGATGAGCAGCTCACCTATGTTTCGGAGTTGGAACGCTCGCGCGTTGAGCAATACACGGCCCGCCTCTATGTTTGGGGGGAAGAGAATACGCGCGCCCTGGCCGCGGTGGACCCGCAGCGCCTGGCTCTCTATCAGCGGGCGCGCCAGGCATTGGTGAGCCGGAGACTAGAGCGTGAGGCCAGTGGCGAGGCCCGCTGGTGCGGTACGCTGTTTCCGACACACGCTTATGCCCAGGATGCCGGGATGTCTTTGAGCGCTTATGAGGAGTTTGTCTTTACGGCAGGAATGCTGGATGCGCCTGATCCGATCGCGGCCTGGCGCCGCGTTTATGAGGAGCAGCAGCGCATCGCGGCTTTTCTGGAGCAGCACGATGAGCTGCATATTGTGGCCCCCGGAACCGATCTACGGCTGCGCGTGGGAGGTCGCCGCTGGATTAATTGCGCCGGCAAGCAGAATTTCCCGGATGGCGAGGTCTTTACCGGCCCTATCGAGGATTCGCTCTCAGGCACTATTTGTTTTAGCTATCCGGCTTTCTATGAGGGCCATGTGGTCGATGGGGTGTGTCTGACGTTCGAAGAGGGCCGCGTGGTGAAGGCAACGGCCCGCTCTGACCAGGCTTTTCTGGAGGCAATGCTGGATGTTGACCCCGGAGCCCGCACAGTCGGCGAGGTGGCTTTCGGCTTGAATTACAATATTCAGCGCTTTACCCGCCATACGCTCTTTGATGAGAAGATCGGGGGAACGATGCATATGGCCCTCGGGGCTTCGCTGCCGGAGAGCGGTGGGCGCAACCGGTCGACGATCCACTGGGATATGGTGAACGACCTGCGCGAGGGCCGCGTCTATGCCGATGGCCAGCTTTGCTATGAGCATGGGCGCTTTTTGATCTGAGTAAGAGAGCCGGGTCTGTGGCCCTCTCGAGGCGAGCCAGGGAGAGAGCGCGCCGCCCTCCCTCACCGATAGAGTTGCTGCTCGTTTGCTCTCTGGCTGGGCCTGGCTCGCCTGTGGAGATATGAGCTGGGGGTCTGGCTTTCGCCTGCTCTCTTCCTCCCTCCCTCTCTCGCTTATCCTGCTTTGCGTCCGTGCCAGAGGGTCCAGCACTCCTGAGCGATAATCTCGCCTCCGCTCTGCTCGTGCTGGGCCAGGTGTTCTTCAAGAAAGGCGATGTAGGCGAGCAATTCGTTGACCTCCTCTTCGCTCATTTCGTAGAGGGGGGCATTCAGCACGTAGCTCATCAGTTCTTCGGCCAGGGCGCCGCTGTTGGGATAGGCGCCGCGCGTTTCCCAGAGCGTGCGCTGCTGAACGTCGCGAAAGCCCACGTCTTGCATGATCTGGCGTACTTCTTCGCGCTTGAAACGCGCCAGGACGCGCTGGTCGACGAGACGCGGATAGCGGGCAAAGAGGTAGCCCCAGATATGGGTTTTGCTGCCTGGCTCCAGAAGATCTTCGGGGGTCTGGTCCTGGATGAGCAGGCAGCCACCAGGTTTGAGCAGGCGATAGGCTTCGATGAAGCAGGGGCGCAGCTCTGTCGGACGCAGGTCGCGCAGCAGGGCGCGCATGAAGGCGATGTCGTAGCGCTCGGCCAGGAGGCCGGTGGCCAGGGCGTTGCCGCGCAGGAATTCGATGTTGCGCTGGCTTGCGCAGCGCTGGCGCGCCCGCTCTAGTTGCTCTTCAGCGCTGTCGAGGCCGATGACATAGGCAGCCCCCAGCTCGGCCAGAGCCTGGGAGTAGAGTCCATCGCCGCAGCCAAGATCGAGGACAAGCTTGCCGCTGGGCGGGATGAGGGTGGTGACCGCCTCCAACCAGGCGGGATCAGGGCGGTCGCTGGTCTGTAGCAGCCCTTTTTTTTCTGAGTAGACTCGGGTCGCCATTGTTCCCGCTCCTTCCTGTGTGACGCACACCAGATCGGCGCGCACCGCTCGACGCTCAGGTGAGGTGCCGGGGGGCGCTCAGCCCGCCTTTGATGTAGGCTTTGACTCCCTCCGGTCCGCGAATACGCAGCCAGAGCGGCCCGCGCTGCGGTGCAAACTGTAATTCAAAGGTGAGCAGGGGAGCACACTCGCGCTCGCTGCTGATGAGCGCAAGAATGGCCGCGAGCTGTTCTTGCGTGTCGTTGAAGCGAAAGGCGTAGCCGTCCTTGAGTTCTTTGACCTCCTCGGCCTCACGGAAGAGGTCGAGGTTGCTTTCGCGGCGCCGCATGATCCGTCCCTGCTCTCCGCTGCTATCTTCGCTGGACATCGCTGATTCTCGCACGCTCGTCTTGGAGCTGACTGTGACTCAGGTTCCGTTGCTGCTACTGTTGAGCTAATCTACATCTATCTCTATGATATGTATCAGTGTATCACTGGCAGAAGCAATTTGCCTACCCTGGGGGGACCAGGCGAGGCAGCGAATCCAACGCTGGTGTCCGCTGTAGCTGAGCAGGGTTGTGCCAGTGCTGGCTTGCCAGAGCAGGAGCGAGCAGTCGTCGCCCGCGGAGGCCAGGAGCTGGCCATCCGGCGACCAGGCCAGGGCTTTCAGGGGACGGCTATGACCACGATAGGTGGTGATGAGCTGTGGCTGAGGAGCCTGCGGTCGCCAGACCAGGACCCGCCTGTCGGCTCCGCCCGAGGCGATCAGCCGACCATCTGGCGACCAGGCGGCACAGTAGACAGGCCGACCATGCTCGCTGAAGCGCAGGCCACGCTCAGCCTGGGGCGCAGCAGCGGGGTCGCTGTTGTTGACAGTCCAGATGTCTACGTAGCCGTCAAAGCTGGCGCTGAGCAGCTGCTCCGCACTGGGTGACCAGCCGACGGCGAAGAGCCGGTACTGCTGCTGGTCGGTGAAGAGGCAGCGCCCGCTACGGCTTTCCCAGAGCTGGAAGCTGCTGTCTCCATAGTCACCGCCTGAGATGAGATAGTCGCCATTGGGGGACCAGGCCAGGGAGCGCACGAAGCGCCGATGGCCATGATAGATGAGCCGGCAGCGCTGAGGCGAGGCGACTTCCCACAGATGGACAGCTCCCGCGGTGTCGCCCGAGGCGAGTAGACGGCCATCGGGAGACCAGGCCAGGGAGAGAATGCACTGCTCGTGACCTGTGTAGACGGCGAGGGGTTCAAGAGCACCCTCAGCGGAAGACTGCCAGAGGCGTACGGTCCTGTCGCGTCCGCCCGAGGCAAGAAGCTGGCCATCTGGCGACCAGGCCAGGGCAAAGATCGCATCGCTGTGACCGGGGCAGTATCTGGCTCTTTTTGTGCGCATGTCTGACCGACCTCTCTCTCCTGTTTCCTGGTGAGGCAGAGCTGCGGTCTCTTCCATCCTGCCGGGACGTACAGACTCTCCGAGGGCGAGCGCCTGGAAGGGTTGGGAGGAAGGGAGGGCTGCCCATCACGACGGCAGCGCCTTTTCTTGGCCCGGTCGTTAGTGATGGGCGGCGGTTGGATTTCCGGCCAGGAGGTGCCTGCCGCCCAGGAGAGCAGGCACCTCCTGGCCGGGGCTAGTGTTCACTAGGGCCGCCGGTCAGGAGGTTGATCGCATGCGGCAGCACAGGCAGGATCGTCTCCAGGCATTCTTTGACGGCCTTGGGGCTGCCCGGCAGGTTCACAATGAGTGTCTGCCCGCGCGTACCGGCGATCCCGCGCGAGAGCATGCCGAAAGGCGTCTGGTGCAGGCTGGCGGCACGCATGGCCTCGGCCAGGCCCGGGGCCTCACGCTCGATGACAGCCTTTGTTGCCTCGGGCGTGACATCGCGAGGAGCCAGGCCGGTGCCGCCGGTCGTCAAGATCAGGTTCAGCCGTTGCTCGTCGCACCAGGAGCGCAGCACGGCCTCGATCTGGTCCCGCTCATCGGGGACAATAGCGGCGGCGCTCACCACAGCCTCGGGTAGCCGGGCCACGAGAGAACGAATGGTTTCGCCACTCGTATCCTGGCGTGTCCCACGGGCGGCGCCGTCACTGATGGTCAGCACGCCAACCGTAATCATCGTACCTCTTCACCCCCTGGGGGCTAAGGCGCGCATAATAGCGCCGATCTGCCGACGTGGCCCATAGAGCCAAACTGTGTAGGTTTCTCCCTGCTCTTCTTCTTCAACAATGCACTGCATCTCACGCGCCAGACGCCGGGCGATGTCGAACATCTGACCGCGCTGAGCGATGCTGCGACTTTGTGTACGCAGGGCGATCTTGCCGAGCCGCTCATCCTGGCTCAGGCCGGCATTGATAAGGAGGGCCAGCTGATCCAGGCCAAAGACGACCTGCAAAGGGGGGATCTCCTCGCCCGCGCCCCGCACAGCGGCAGCAGCCGCAAGAGAAGCAGCCATCTCTCCCTCGCCTGGTGTCTCAGACGCCTCGACCTCGTCTGCGTTCTGCCTGGTCTCCGCTTCCGGTCCTGCCAGCGAGGCCGGGGCCTCTTCCAGCTCCTCCCGCTGCCGCTGAGCCACGCGCTCATAGACGTCGCGCAATCTGGCCTCGATCAGCTCGCGCCCTTCTGGGGGCACGTTGTCGCGAGGATGGACATAGGCCAGTAGACGGTTGGGCGGATCGGAGTAGATAAACGGTCGCCGCGCTAAAGCCCGTCGCCCACACGAGGGGCAGGTGACTACGTTGAGGCGACCCGCCAGGACGGCATAGCGCAGCTGGGGGTCACGCGCGACGTTGACATATTCATAGACCTGGCATTCAAAGCCATGTCCACAGCGACAGATCAGCTTGTAGCTGGCTGTCCGCGATGCTAATTGCGACATAGATGATAGCGCTTCGAAAATGACATCCTCTCCAGCGAAATGAACCACACGAGCACGAAACATCTCTATCATATCACATCGACATCGACATCGAGGCCAGCCCAGGGGGCCAGGGCAAACACGTAAGAGACTCGTCACCACACCAGCTCTCGCTGCTCCTCTGACGAATGGCAAACGGTCGCTCGCGAGCGCCCACTCAGCCCGGCGTCACCTCAGCGCCGGCGGCTTTTGCTGAGGGCCTTGGAGGAGAAGGTGAAGCTCAAGCCCTGGCTCTCGATGAATTGCTGGAAGTGGGCATAGAACTCGCTGCGATCCTGGAGGGTGATGACGGCGACGGCATCGGCAGTTTCGATGGCATAGGGATAGCCCTGACCTCCGGCGATGATTTCGGCTCGCACGACATCAATGATGGGATCAAGCAGGCCCTCGTCGACGATCCAGCGCGGGAACTCAAGGCGGGCTGGCGGGCGCTGACTAACGGCCTGTAGATAGCAAAAGGCGATGCGCTCGCGGTAGGGACCGTAGTGGTCAAGGACGTCGCCGCGGGCACAGATCATGGCAGGGGTGCGATCGCCCCAACGCAGGCGCCCCTGCCAGAGCAAGGCGTCGTGAATGCGCTTGGTCTCGCGCAGCAAGGGCTGAGGCTGCATGGCGTCGAGGCGCAAGAGCATGGTGATGATATCGCGCGCATAACTGGTGTCGATGTAGCCAATCAGAGGCACGCGAAAACGCTCCGAAGCCTGCAGCAGGGAAACGGCCCCGGCGATGTAGCGCTCGCGGTAGGGGCTGGGCATTGTCAGGGCAAAGGAGACGACCAGGGAGCCATCGAAGAAGACTACGGGACTGTGGACCGGTTCGTCGGGCCGGCGCTGACGGGCCAACTGCTCCATCTGACTGCAGAGGGTCTCGACCTCGAGCTGGAAGCGGCGCAGCGAGACCTGCAGTTCGGAGTAGGGGTAGCCGCTGGGATCAACGTTTTCGCTGGCGGCCTCCTCCAGGATTTCATCGGGTGTCAGCACTTCGAGGCGCACGTCTTTGACGTAAGGGCGCCCGCGCTGGTGGGGGTTGACAAAGAGGCCAACCTGGACCAGGGCCACGGGGATCGAGGCATCGCGCCAGGGCTGAAGCTGGCTGCCATCAACGGCCAGGGTCGTAATCCCTTCGATGCACTCCGCCCACTGCCGCGCCTGTTCGTGATTGGCGAAGCGCCCGGCAAAGCGAAAGACGGGGCCGTGATAGTCCTCCTGAGTAGCCGTGACGAGCCAGCGATCGAACTCGATCGTCGGGCGCGCTCCCGCCGGCGGCAGACCCTCCCCGCCAGGCGGGAGGTGCTGCTCTAGATGGGCGCTTGAGCGGTAGCGCCGATAGAGGGTCTCGAGAGCATGGCGATAGGCCCCCAGCTGATCGCTGTACGTTCCACTGTAGAGCGTGAACTGGTCCCGTTTGCTGGCCAGGGCGGCTAGTAGCTTCCCTCTATGGAGCATGGGCGTGTTCCTCCTCCCGCTCAAAGGCTGCCTGCCACTCTTCTTCACTGACCACGAGCGTCTCGCCGTTTTCTTTGCGCAGGCGGATCAGGCTGTCCAGTCCCTGCTCAAAGGTATCGTCATGGCTGATGACGATGAGCTGGTCAAAACCGCGGACGCGCCGGATCTGCTCGGCGAGATTGGTGCGACGAGTGCTGTCCATGTTCTGCGTTGGTTCATCGAAGAAGGCGATGGTCAGATTGGAGAGCTTTTTGAGGAGTGCCAGGCGTACGGCCAGGGCGGCGCTCATCTGCTCGCCACCGCTGAGCTGGGCAAAGGTGCGCGTGGCGCTGCGGCTGCGGACGACAATCTCATAGTCGTCCTGCCAGCTCAGTTGCGCACTGCGATCGCCCATGATCTCCCCAAAGATACGATTGGCTTCGGCGGAGATCTCGGCCAGACGGGCCCGCAGAATCTGCGGAGCGGCCTCTTTGAGCAGCTGGCGGAAGAGATCGGTCATGCCGCTCAGATCTTCAAGAGTCCGATATTCTTGCTGCGCGGCCTCCAGGGCGACAAGCAGGGCTTCAGCCTGGCGAATGCGCGCCTCCAGTTCCGCGATGCGACTGCGCGTATGCTGGAGAGCAGTGGTGTAGCCCTTGAGGTCGGCCCGCAGCTTTTTGATTTCTTCGTCGGTCCGTTGGAAGGCGGCTTCATCAAAAGCGATCTGGGCCTGGCGATAGCTGCGCTCGGCCTGCTGCAGTTCCTGTTCTGCGCCCTGATAGTCGACGGTGGCTCGCTCGTAGGCTTGCTGACGCTGCGGCAACTGACGCGCTCCTTGCTCGTGAGCCAGATAGGTCTGGTAGCCGGCCTGAGCCTGCTGACGCCGGCTCTCTTGCTCAGCCAGGCGCCCATCCAGGTCCTGATAGGCCCCCAGATGCTCAGCCAGCTCCTGTAGCTCTCGCTCCAGCCCGGCCTCTTGCTGGAGCAGCTCGCTGAGTTGCTCGCGCAGGCCAGGCTCTCGCTCGATAGTAGTCAAAAGGCCGCGAATCTGGCCCGCCGGATCATCCAGCTCCCTCAGTTGAAGCTCGACCTCTTTGAGGCGCTCACGGACTCCTTGCAGCTGCTGGACCTGCTGCCGACGCTCTACAAGCTGTTCATCCAGTTGCTTGAGCTGCTCTTCAAGCTGTTCTACCTTCGCCCGGAGGGCCGGCAAGGCCCGCACGCGCTGATCAGCCAGCTCGCAGGCGCGCCGCGCCTGCTCAGCCTGAGCGATCTCTTGAGCAAGGTTCTGCAGCTCATCCAGGTCCTGGCGCAGATCATCGACATCGCGCTGTAAGCGCAACAGTTCACCGGCCAGTTGGCGCAGGCGCTCCGCACATTCGCTCTGCTGGGTCCGATAGTGGCCCAGGCGCTCGTATTCTTGAGCATAGACACTGAGCCTGGCGATCTGCTCCTCCAGCTCCTGCTGTTGCTGGCGCAGGTCGGCCAGTTGGGCCTCGTCACTGGCAATGAGCTGCTCGAAATAGGATTCAAGGCTGGCCAGGCCCTTCTGGCGAATATTGAGGCATGGCTCATGAAGCAGAGGACAGAGGCCACCGCGCGAACGGCTGTACGACTCACGATAGCCATCGATGTTGCCCTCCAGACGATAGCGCCGGGCCGTCAGCTGGGCTTGCTCTTCGCGCAAAGTGGGCAGGGTCTCCACCTCCTGGCGGTGGGCCTCGACCGCGGCGATGGTCTCCTCCAGGTTCCGCAGGCGCTCAGCGGTTCTGGTCCGTTCCTCCTCCTTCTGGTGCAAAATCTCCAGCTTCTCTTGCAGCTGAAGCTGCTTCTGGCTGCGCTCCGAGAGGCGGGCCTGCAGGCGGGTCAGGAGGGCAATGCGCTCAGGAAGCTGGCCAGCCAGCTCCAGCAGTGGCTCAATCTCGCGGACCTGATGCTGCAGTTCCTGCAATCGCTTCAGTTGCTGTTCTTGTTGGCGGCGCAGGCTACGCCCCTCCTCAACCAGCTCATCATAGCGCTGGACTTGCTGGCGTAGCTCTTCGCGTCGGCGTTCCAGCTCGCGCTGACGGTCGGCCAGCGGCGATAGCTCGATCACACGCTGGCGAGCCCGCTCGATCTCCTTGAGAGCGGCCTCTACATGGGCTTTGTTGGCGCTCAGGCCCGCCTGGCGGCGCTGAAGAGCAGCCTGTTGCTGGCGCAGGGTATTCCGCTGGCGCTCGGCCTGGCGCAGCTCTTGCAGGGCGGCCTCTGCCTCCTGATAGGCCAGATAGGCGGCGCGATTGGCCTCGACCTGGGCATGGGCCTGACGAGCCAGGACCAGCTCCCGCTCGCACTGGTGCAGTCGCTGGTGGGCGGCCTCGCGCCTCAATTGGGCCTGCTCGAAGCGGTGGCGCAAGTTCAGCAGCTCGTCGCGCTGGCGCTGCAAGAGAGCATAGTGGTTCTCTAGCTCCTCTAACCGGCGCGTGCCATTGGTGATCAGCTCAGTCTGGTGCTGCTCCTCCTGGCGGGCCTGCTCCCGCTCCTGCCGCCACTGGCCCAGATCGCGCGTCTCAAAGTTGAGGCGTTGAATCTCCTGCTGTTGCTGCTGCATCTGCTCCTTATAGCAATTCTGGACCTCGCGCAAATAATCGGAGGCGAGGCGATAGTCCTCGATCTGCAGCAGCTCATCGAAGGTCTTCTTGCGCTTGGCTGGCGCCTCCAGAAAGATCGCCGTGAAGGTGCCCTGCGGCACGCCGAGGGCGTCCTGAAAGAGCGTCGGCAGGGGGCGCTCGCGCTCAATTCCGAACAGCTCGTGTAGCTTATCGAGCACATCGGTGCGCTGCTCCAGGTGATAGTCGGCTTCGCAATCGTACAGCTGCCAGTAGGCGCTGGCGCCACAGCGGCGCTCGACCACATAGCGTCGCTCGTCGTTGCCCAGCAGGTGGACGCGAATCAGGCCATATTTTTCGCCCTCGCGCACAAACTGACTATGCTTATAGGGCAAGGCATCAAAGAGGGCAAAGCCTATGGCCTCGACCAGCGTGGTCTTACCAGCCCCATTAGCCCCCTGAATAGCCGTCGTCCCACGCCGGAACTCGACGGCCAGGCGACGATAGCTCTTGATATTCTCCAGCTCAAGACGAGTAATCAACATGCCGCACTAGCCTTCTGCTCTGCTCTTCTCTGCTCTTCTCCCAGCAGGGAATGTGCAGCTATCTTCCCGCTTGCTCTCCCCCTGGGGGGCGAGGCGCGCCATTCACCCCACCGCACTGGCGGACAGCGGAGAGAGGCGAAGGCTGCCCAAAGAAGACGCAAAACCCCTGCTCAGGAAAAAGGCTATGATTGTTGTTTCTTCTCTGCGAGGCCGAAAGCGGTAGCTCCCAGGCGCATTATACCATGCCCGCGCCTGAAACACAGCATCACCTTACCGCGTGTCAGAGGAAGGAAGACGAGAGAAGAAGAACAGGACAGTATAGACAGAGGAGTCTTTCATGCGGCACCTTCCATCTCTTTTCAACAAGAGCAGGCGAGCTTGCAGAGGAATAGCGAGTCTCCTGGTCCTGGGAATAAGCCTGGCCCTGGTTCTCAGCGCCTGCCAGGTGAGCCTGACGCCGGTGCAGCAGGGCGGCCAGCTGCCTGTCGGTCAGGTCTTGCAGAAGAGCAGCCAGGCCATGCAGAAGCTGAAGAGCTTCGCCTTTAACCTCACAGCCAACGGCACGCTGCAAGGCACCACTCAGGGGACGGCCACCATCGTCAGCGATGGCACGCCAGCACCAGCAACCGCTACGCCCTCAGCCACGGCCAGCGCCACCCCCACAGTCAGCCTGAGCTTCAATCTCGCTGGCAACGGGCAGCAATCTCTGGCCGATGGCAAGCAGGCCCTGCATCTAACGCTCAACCAGAGCACCAGGCTGGCAGAGATCATCATCGGCCACCAGGTCTACCTACAGAACCCGCGCGGCCAGTGGTACGTCATCGACGCCTCTCGACTGGAGACAGCCGGCGGCAACCTCCTGGCCGGCTGGAAGTTAGACACCAACTCCCTCCTGGCACTGGCGCTGCACAGCAGCATCGCGGACCACGGAGACGAGACCCTCAATGGCCAGAGTCTGCGTCACATCAGCGCCACTCTCGACAGAGAGGGCCTGCGTCAACTGCTCACGAGCAACACCCAGCTCAGCAACCTGCTGGGAAGCCAAAATCTCAATAGCCTGGTCGATCATACGCGCAGCTTCCAGGCCACACTCGATCTCTGGATCGACGAAACGCAGTTCTACTTGCATCGTGTGCAGCTCAAGCTCGCCATGAACGCCGACACCAGCGGCCTGCTGACCCCAGTCGCCGGCGTGGCAACCAGCCTGCTGCCTCCCACCTTGCTGGTGAATCTCAGCAGCACAGCCGACCTCAGCCAGTTCAACCAGCCTGTGACTATCAACGCCCCGACGAACGCTATTCCGACCGACGACCCCCGCACCGTCTTTGAAATGAGCTAAGGGCTAATTGCACCTTCACCGGGTGCAGAAGGCAAAAACGGTCACGTGCAGCTGACAGGCGGCCCATGAAGAGGCCCCGCTCGCAGGCTGCGCGTGGCTTTGCCTTCTTGTTGCCTCTTTCAGTACAGCCCACAGCGTTACGGCTGCAGCAGGGCAAGGCTCGCAGCTCGGGAACCAGATCACCGGCTTGCTGCTTTTGATTGGGAAGATTTGATAAGGAAGAGGGCAGCACGTCTATCTTCTCGCGGAGAACAAGAACACCACACGAAAGGAGCTTGCCATGCTTACCCGCCGGCTATCGATCAGTTCCCTCCTTGCCGCGTTGCTCGGCCTGACGCTGCTGCTCAGTGCCTGCGGAAGCGCCAGCAGCGGCAACACCAAGAGTACGCTCACTGCGCAACAGGTACTGCAGAAAGCGATCACGACCATGCAGCATCTAAAGACAGCGCATCTCGACTTTTCACTGATGAGCAATCTCCAGATGCATAGTCAGGGAACAGCGACACCAACCAGCCAGAGTAGTACCACGCCCAACAACCTGGCCCTATCAATGCAAGGCAGCAGCGATGAGGCTTTTCCAGGTGAGGCTTCAGCCCAGATCAAAGTGAGTCTACCCGGCCTTGGCACGAACCAGCAGCTGAACGAGGTCATCAAAGATGGCAAGGTCTACATACAGAACAAGCAAGGACAGTGGTACGTCCTGGAGCAAAGCAGCCTGACCGGCACG
The sequence above is a segment of the Thermogemmatispora onikobensis genome. Coding sequences within it:
- a CDS encoding aminopeptidase — encoded protein: MADERLRKLAQVLVHHSLELKPGDRLLIQAPTTAFPLTQEVFREAIRTGAHVIAVETLQPALAELLLREGSDEQLTYVSELERSRVEQYTARLYVWGEENTRALAAVDPQRLALYQRARQALVSRRLEREASGEARWCGTLFPTHAYAQDAGMSLSAYEEFVFTAGMLDAPDPIAAWRRVYEEQQRIAAFLEQHDELHIVAPGTDLRLRVGGRRWINCAGKQNFPDGEVFTGPIEDSLSGTICFSYPAFYEGHVVDGVCLTFEEGRVVKATARSDQAFLEAMLDVDPGARTVGEVAFGLNYNIQRFTRHTLFDEKIGGTMHMALGASLPESGGRNRSTIHWDMVNDLREGRVYADGQLCYEHGRFLI
- a CDS encoding CpXC domain-containing protein translates to MSQLASRTASYKLICRCGHGFECQVYEYVNVARDPQLRYAVLAGRLNVVTCPSCGRRALARRPFIYSDPPNRLLAYVHPRDNVPPEGRELIEARLRDVYERVAQRQREELEEAPASLAGPEAETRQNADEVEASETPGEGEMAASLAAAAAVRGAGEEIPPLQVVFGLDQLALLINAGLSQDERLGKIALRTQSRSIAQRGQMFDIARRLAREMQCIVEEEEQGETYTVWLYGPRRQIGAIMRALAPRG
- a CDS encoding WD40 repeat domain-containing protein, with product MRTKRARYCPGHSDAIFALAWSPDGQLLASGGRDRTVRLWQSSAEGALEPLAVYTGHEQCILSLAWSPDGRLLASGDTAGAVHLWEVASPQRCRLIYHGHRRFVRSLAWSPNGDYLISGGDYGDSSFQLWESRSGRCLFTDQQQYRLFAVGWSPSAEQLLSASFDGYVDIWTVNNSDPAAAPQAERGLRFSEHGRPVYCAAWSPDGRLIASGGADRRVLVWRPQAPQPQLITTYRGHSRPLKALAWSPDGQLLASAGDDCSLLLWQASTGTTLLSYSGHQRWIRCLAWSPQGRQIASASDTLIHIIEIDVD
- a CDS encoding class I SAM-dependent methyltransferase; translation: MATRVYSEKKGLLQTSDRPDPAWLEAVTTLIPPSGKLVLDLGCGDGLYSQALAELGAAYVIGLDSAEEQLERARQRCASQRNIEFLRGNALATGLLAERYDIAFMRALLRDLRPTELRPCFIEAYRLLKPGGCLLIQDQTPEDLLEPGSKTHIWGYLFARYPRLVDQRVLARFKREEVRQIMQDVGFRDVQQRTLWETRGAYPNSGALAEELMSYVLNAPLYEMSEEEVNELLAYIAFLEEHLAQHEQSGGEIIAQECWTLWHGRKAG
- the mog gene encoding molybdopterin adenylyltransferase; its protein translation is MITVGVLTISDGAARGTRQDTSGETIRSLVARLPEAVVSAAAIVPDERDQIEAVLRSWCDEQRLNLILTTGGTGLAPRDVTPEATKAVIEREAPGLAEAMRAASLHQTPFGMLSRGIAGTRGQTLIVNLPGSPKAVKECLETILPVLPHAINLLTGGPSEH
- a CDS encoding cytochrome c biogenesis protein ResB, with protein sequence MATLLKQPRRGSAARRSRPVASKKRPVAPRLSPGQRLKKRLAYAIRHPLDALWGWLSSVRTAIFLIVSIIIVCILGIYFPQAPGEVLNDPTAYQAWLQQNALPQYGSLTPIYDWLHFFTIFSSWYFMLLLGILALSIVVCTLNRAPAIWQNFAHPLIRRSDRFYQNALERASFSHPDAITWTREALRRRGYRVRSESDTVSNSEVTYLYANKNTWATLSTFVFHASLVALLLAGMISQWHGFPLNSPARRILPAPIISLSDALAGFSFDQALPTGESAVVYPRGTPHNISFRVNHFTARFDPQTGQPVDYVTDLSVYRDGELVAHSDHLRVNDPLTYNGITFHQSSLVASAVITIADAQGNVLYHDAVILDSSNTLPSGNGVVDYARGIPIGGTNYTMGVFFIHAEGQHLSQIAHPVLLIAIGTPGTSNNEDKALLRLSPGQSGKSVDGQWTIRLDAASDATVLLVTRDAGAPLIWPIAVVLVLSLCITFYFPQRRIWLRIRGDQVEMAALREHFTNIRTDLLSIAREARASAACQGRSEAVPEAASASPGPPGK